The bacterium nucleotide sequence AAGAGATGGTGCTGCATGATGCCGATCATATGGAAGTGATCTATGACGTCGCCAATGTCCATGAATCCTTTTTCGAACGTATGACACGCCGCGGCCGTAAACGATATCTGGAGTCGGTCAGCCAGGAGTACCGGACGATCCTGGCCAAATTGGCGACGCTGAAAGAACCAATCGATACCGCCAGCCTAAGCGATAAAGAACTTTTCGTTTACAATCTGTGGGCGCACGTTCAGGATGCCGACAAGTTCGCCCGCGCCAAGGACAACATTCATGCCCAGGCGGGATTGCGCAGTCTCTATCAATCGGGACTGCAACGGTCAGGACGCTATCTGGCCGAGATCAAAAAAATATTCCGTCAATATGGCTTGCCTGAGGATCTGGCCTATCTGCCCCATGTGGAGAGCGCCTACAATCATCGCGCATATTCCAAAGCCGGCGCCGCAGGGATGTGGCAATTCACCAGTTCCACCGGCCGGCTGTACCTGCGAGTGAACTATAGTATCGATGAACGGTATGATCCCTGGTTGTCCACAGATGCTGCCGCCCGCCTGCTGCGACACAACTATGAATTTTTGGGCACATGGCCTCTGGCGTTGACCGCCTACAATCACGGCGCCGGCGGCATGAAAAAAGCGAAAATGCTTCTCGGGACCGACGATCTCGAGGAGATCATCAGACGCTATGACGGCCGGGCCTTTGGTTTCGCTTCAAAAAATTTCTATGCGGAATTTATCGCTGCGGTGCAGGTGGCCAAGAATTATCAGCGCTACTTTGGCGACATCGCCTTTGATAAACCGGATAGTTTCAAGATCTTTCAGATGCCCCGGCCCATGACCCTGACCGCCCTGGCCGGCCAGTTGCAGATCGATAGAACAGAGATCGCCCGGCTGAATCCCGCACTGCGGCCGCCCATCCTGCGCTCGCAGAGGCACATCCCGGCGGGCTACAGCCTGCGTGTGCCTTGGACGTCAGCGACCGAGACCGGCGAATGGCTTGCCAAAGCCGGATCCGCCTCAGCGGCAGAGCCGCTGCGGGATGCCGATTTTTATATAGTGGAGAAGGGGGATAACCTCAGCACCATCGCGCAGAATTTCGGCGTGTCCATCGCAGAGATCATGGATCTGAACGATATCCGCAATCCGCGCTATCTGCGCGTTGGACAAAAACTGACGATGCCGGCGGCCAAGAGTGGACGAGCTGCAGCAGCGCCGGCCATGTCGTCTATGAACGAATCTCCAGCCCTCCAACCTCAGGCCTTCGATAGCTCTGCGCACCTCCTGGCACGAGCCCGTCATCACGCCGCTTCTGCCGCCCTGTACGGGCCTTCGCCGGCAGCAGACT carries:
- a CDS encoding LysM peptidoglycan-binding domain-containing protein, which codes for MMAKSVGRWLVLAKVLVFTAESRAVDIFPVGPEMQKRVDFWVKINTQYSKEEMVLHDADHMEVIYDVANVHESFFERMTRRGRKRYLESVSQEYRTILAKLATLKEPIDTASLSDKELFVYNLWAHVQDADKFARAKDNIHAQAGLRSLYQSGLQRSGRYLAEIKKIFRQYGLPEDLAYLPHVESAYNHRAYSKAGAAGMWQFTSSTGRLYLRVNYSIDERYDPWLSTDAAARLLRHNYEFLGTWPLALTAYNHGAGGMKKAKMLLGTDDLEEIIRRYDGRAFGFASKNFYAEFIAAVQVAKNYQRYFGDIAFDKPDSFKIFQMPRPMTLTALAGQLQIDRTEIARLNPALRPPILRSQRHIPAGYSLRVPWTSATETGEWLAKAGSASAAEPLRDADFYIVEKGDNLSTIAQNFGVSIAEIMDLNDIRNPRYLRVGQKLTMPAAKSGRAAAAPAMSSMNESPALQPQAFDSSAHLLARARHHAASAALYGPSPAADSADYFVVDFDEPQDNVIIVQSEETIGHLAEWLGITPQKLRQLNRMGADANVQVGRKLTVDFSRVSQRDFHRQRLEFHRSLQQGFFAHFKVQGTRNYKVKNGDSIWELCHRRFDLPYWLLARYNKDVNLLHLTPGLEITVPIVTPTLESADVHPEA